The DNA segment CTCTACCAGAACTAGGAACCGCAGGGTTGCGCTTTCAATCAAAGAGGTTAGGCGAGCTGCTCGGGGTGTTGGTGAATCTAATCGTCAGCCGTCTCGTGATCTGAGTACTGAAGGGAGTAAATCGGTTAGAAGACAGATAGATTCGTGGCAGAATGAAAGTCAATCTACTAGATCCAAGACTCCTGTTGATAAGTCTAGGAAATTGCCTGAGAAGTaagtttttttgtttcttgatcTCGAATTTGGATGATCGATTGTTGGCTGGTAGATCTAGTTTGAATGTTTGTTGAATGAGTTTTGTTGCTTTGGTGTTTGCAGATTTGAGATGTTGTGTAAGTTCTTTGATAGTTTGGATTCTGCTATGCGGTTGTTACGATTTAAAGGTGTAGCTTCCAACTTCTCTAATGTATCCCCTAAGATTGAAGTCCTCACTGAGAGGTACTTATTCTGCCTTTTCCTCTCCATCGATTTGTGTGTTGATAGTGCAGATTAATGTACTATTTTTTGAATGATTGGGTGCCTAAGTAATACCGAAGAAGTTTGTGAGTTTTGTTCTTGTTAACTCGTAAAAAAGTATTACTCGTTTGTATATGGATCTTGGTCTGAGtataagattttttttgtgAAGTGGGATTGTGTTTGTCCTGATATAGGAAGTCCATCCTTGTAGGATTGACGATTTTGTGTTGACTGTTTTCAAATCCTTCTAGTTTTACTTAGTTTTGTGGCATGTACTTCTTAGACTTCTTATATGATTCAGGGAGAATATCTCTAGTATACTGTGTGTTCTGATTTTGAATTTGATGGCTATGAGTGCAGGAGGTTTTCGTATGGTCATTTGGCTCAATTGAAGTTTATTTTACCTGAAGCAATTGTGCTCAAGAAGGTCCTGGTCTATGATGAGCGGACCTGCTGTATGAAGCCTGATCTTCACATATCTTTCAATTTTGGCGTCCTAGAGAGTCAGGAGGATCAGTATATGCAACTCAGGAAGTTGTTTAGGGCACGGCTTTCAGAATTTGAGAGTTCTCATCCAGAGGTATGCAATCATTTTCCTTATGTGATTTGTAGATGTAGTATTCAATTGTATCTGTTCTCAAGAATCCTAGATTGTTAGATCTCTGTAGTCACTGGTCTGAAATGTGAAAACTTGAGGTCCCTCTATATTATTGCAAGTACTTGCTCTGTTTACAAGTCGTCATGGAATATCTTTAAACAAAATGCATTGATGCTTGCTGGATGTTGCTTCACGAATTGTATAGTTTAGGAATAAAGTTGGTGTGCAAAGGAGTTCTGATCGTAGAAGTTTAAGTAATTTGCATATTATAACCACTCAAGATGGTTTGgattctttctttcattttggaAGTCATTCTTCTCCTGTATTTTGACTATACTGTATCCTGCGCCTTCAAATTTTATATGTTCTAAAGCATTCTTCTATATTCAGACTGATGATGTTCCAAAGGACTTGCTGCCGAATCCATTCAATTTTCGAAGTCAAGAACTTTTCCCAAAAACCAACTCGTTTTCTTCTGACAAGACAGCAACTGAGCAACTGGCTCCTAAGCAACCAATGTCATCAACAGAAGGGATTCCCTTTAATCATCATTCAGAAGAAAATCAAGGTTTCCGGATAATTAAATCTACCATGACTGTTCCTGGCCGAAGTCACCAGAAGGAATTATTAGGATTATCTCATTTTTCACCATCTTTTAGCCGGCGTTTCTCTCAAAATGTTGTTGACAGAGAAATGGCAAAAACTGACCAAGCTGCAAAGCCTTCTGACCAAACTTCATCTTATGTCGATGCTGAGATGGATATCGATACTGAATCTTGTGATGCAGTATCTTCAACTAAGCCTTCCTCCCCAGTTAAACTACCTTCCAACTCAACTTGCAATGTACATTGTCTTGAAAACTATGCTTCTCCCGTTCGTTCTTCAGCATTGCCCCTTCCCACAACTCCCAGTAATATGGTAGGGAGAGTAACCATGACAAAAGAAGATGACCAATCTGCAAAAATTAGTGATATTGATTCAACTCCTGcaaagcttgtttcaaccccaGCTCGGCTAATGGCTAGCACACCTGCAATGGCCCCACCAAAACGAAGTTCCATGACTCCAGATGACGATTCTTCTTTCTCAACAAACAAGTTGGTCAGACGTCCTCCCCGTTCGAGATCGCTTGTATTTGACACTCCCACAAAGGAAGATAGAAATAAGGATGAAACAGATGTTTCACTCGATGATGACATTCTAGATGTTCTAACTCCGAGCCTTGTGCAATCGGTATGACCATTCCCTCTCTTATAAGAAATTTTCACTTAGTTTGTGCTGATCGAAACTAACATTTGTAGTCAAACATGACAGTATGTTAAGAATTTCTCGTGTTCTCAATTTGCAGATCAGAGAGAAAGAAAGGAAGataaaagaagaacaaatgccAGCAATAACACAGGCTAAGCGACGACAGAAAATGATTGCTAACCTGCCAAAACTATTCAATGCTATCTTTTTCTTGTTCCACAAGCGTACAGTTATTACAAGGGAGGAGCTAATTTACAAAGTAATCGTTGGCAGTGTCGATATCACCGACAGAAGTAAGCAAATAATTACACCtattttcattaactaccaatTTGTTTTAGCATGTTTGGGAGAGCTGATCCATTTCTTCTGTTGTACTCGTAGGAGAAATTGAAGAGCAGCTAGATTTGATGTTCGAACTAGTTCCCGAATGGATTTCTCAGAAGCCAGCATCCAGTGGCGATGTGCTAGTTTGGTGAGCTTTTCTATCTTACACTCTTATACTAAACATAGTTTTGGAAAAACATCCATTAGACGATGAAAAAAAGCATATCTTTTGCAAGAACTTATATTACAAAAATGTATTATTTAGCAACAAGGGGTTACTTAGATCCTATCTGGTTTGTTATTGCAGCATCAATAAATTGTCGAATGCCGAATCGGTACGTGTTCGGCTTGAAGAAGCTAAGTGAAGAAAGGAGCTGAGAAGTTGATCCACTTTTTTTCCTCAGCATCCAACTTCGTAGAAACAATTGAAATGGCAAAGCTCATAGCTTTCTATAATGTAAATTAACCAAAAACGAAAAAAATACCAAAGTTCTAACTGAATGAGCACCTTTTTGTTTTGATTGATCGCTGCCCTTGTCCTTGATGGAGCCTATTAGTGTCAGTCAACTTATTACCATTTTTTTCCAGATATACTATAGATAATAACAAGAATTCCTTCCAAGTTTCAactttattacatttttttaatcttttaaatagATTCCAATTTGTAGTAAGAATCTAGGTATTGCAAAACCAAAACATGATGTAATGTCTATTGTATACACTGTAAGGTTACGAGATCTAGATGAAGAAACTTGAgttttttgtatggatgactCAAATTTCATGTCCAATATATCCTTTGACTTAGATTTTGAAGACTATGAAAAAAAGCCTTTTGTTGAAGTCACAAATAACTTACCAATGTAGCAAGCATGCGAGAGCTTGAGATTAAAGGAGGAAGAACCCTAGTGTGTGAGAACACAATTGGATTAGCAAATTAGTTGAATGCAAACATGAGTACGAGCCAGGAAGGAGTGAGTAGCAAATTAGTCACTTTATTACACTTTTCTATTCTTTTAAGTAGATTCCAATTTGTGGTTAGAATCTATGTATTTAGATGTAGTATTTATTGTAAACACCGTACAATTGCGAGACCTAGATGAAGAAAGTTCAGTTTTTTGATTGGATGACTCAAATTTCATGTCTATATAGTTTGACCTTAGGCTTTTGAAAATAGTGAAAAATAATCTTTTGCTGGTGTTAGaaataatttatcatttttttgaaAGAATGACAAGCATGAATGCAAGAGCGTGAAGTGAAGGAGGAAGAACTAACTGTAGCGTATGAGAGCACTATTATATTAGATTAGTTGAGTGCAAGCACGAGCACGTGGAGGAAGAATTGAAATTTAGGTAATCCAATACAGAAATCCCAAGAAACTTCTTGTAATAATCTCCTCCATTTGGCTAATTTTTTCCCAATCAAAACTGATCTTAATGGTTGAAACTACAAGACAAATAGATAAACAATAATAAAGTGTCTCAAATGTTTGCATATAAAGTATTTTACTTCTTCAATATATTAACATATCTAATTTTAATGGCTAATTTGTAGCTCTCATTCTCTCAGTCACAACTTTGATGAAGAAACCAATGTAGTTCTTGGAAGTTTCCTCCCATTGATATCtacaaagaagaagataaaagaCAGAGCAAACCAAGATTCTTACTACAAAAACTAGCTGAATTTGGTTGGTTTGAGTATTAATTGAGtgagtaaaaagaaaaaagaatatgaGGCACATAGTAGAATTTAGAACACCCCAACACCCTTCTCTTGGCAAAAACAATTGGGGTGGAGCTTCTCCTTTGCTAGCTAGAAACATACCCCATGAAACTCTTGAACTTAGGTATCTCAAGCTCAACTCAACTCGTACTCGAGACGAAATCTTTCCTCTTCAAGAAGATGACGACGATAACAATGACGACAAGTACTACTTGCCTGTCTCGTACACACCTCGACTACAACATCTCCAAAAGTCGAAGTACGTGAAAGGGGGTTCGTTTTTGTCGAAATTTTCTTTACCATGGAAAGGGAAGAGGAATACATTGTTAGGTTCAAACTCAAGAAAGAAATGGTTCAAGAAATGGGATTATCAAAACAGATGGCCTCAAGGATGGTGCTAATTAAGGTTTATTTTGATTGTCTTATTGTATAATGTCAAAATATGAATCCATACAATAACTGAAAAAGATGTGGAAAATAATATAGATTGTTAATATACATAAGGCAAAATGATGAGCCAaccttttcattttttgttcaaTGACAAGTCACAAATGGGAtcatttatcaaattttaatcatttaggtctcgtttgataatcatttatttattttatttaattaagcctataaacattcCTATTACCTCTAAacttcttattttgttatctacttttttacTACTGCTTTAAAAAAtgaagccaaaatttgaaaactaaaaaaagtagtttttaaaaacttgtttttctttttagaatttagctagACATTCAACTCCTGCACTAAAAAAGGATGCATAccattataaaaaattgaaatgaaataagtttattttttaaaaacagaaaaacaaaaaacttaataattatcaaatgaaaTTTCAACTTTCAACAGATGGTGCAAGCTTGGAGTAGAGAGGCAAAAGGTTGGTTTTATACtctaaaaatgtttattttggttcAGGTACTATTAAACATGGTCAATCTTTGGTCTTTTTAGTTTCATTTTCGTTttcgttttagtttttttttaaacaaaaattattttaagattACACTTCATtcactaaatttttttaaaatggagCCATAGATTTATATTACGGGATTTTCCTTGtacataaaatttattaaaattttgaaaagagggATCCAAATGGTCACCTTTTAAAATCTCAATAACTAAAATAGATATCGTcaaggatcaaaatgaacaaaatttgaaaatatgataatttatataaactaaaatcgAAAGTATAAAaccaaaatatgatttaaatctaaattttagaaCCCATTAactttataaataaaagaaagaggaTTCAAACTGATTTTTTTCCTCATAATTTTCACAAACTCACAAAGTATATTCTGTTTTGGGAAgctcaatatatattttttggaaATTATTGTACTTAACCTGCCCACATTTTTCATTTCTGTATTTTGCCatttcataaacttttaaattcAGGCTTACATACCATTATGAAAATTGGTCTTTATGCTTTTagattttattcattttgtccCATGTACTAGCAaaacttttatttcattttcatttttttgtttgttttaatatAATTGAATAGGAGGATTCAAACCACAAATCTATTGACCGCTAATTTATGTTGGATGATAATTGAGctattcaatattttaatttttgaattcttatattttaaaaatgtttgatTTGATCTTTGTATGTCTTAAAAGGCGATGATTTTGGTAATTTCTTTCAGTTTTATCTCGGGGTATTCAAGTGATCTAACAACTCGAActacctaacttaagtccttgAGGATCTTGGCGTTCTATGCCTTCGATCTTAGTGTGTGACCTGAAGATTCCGTCAGTTTTGGCTTCAGTCTTTGACTTGAACATTCCGTCGATTTCAATCTCAATGCTCAACTGGCTTTGATCTCCACCCCCTATTGGCTTCAATCTTAGTGCGTGACCTGAGTATTCTGTCGGCCTTGGCTTGAGTCTTTAACTTGAACATTCTGTCGGTTTCAAACTCAGTGCTCAACTGGCTTTGATCTTCGCGCTCtattggcttcgatcttagtgTGTGACCTGAGGATTTCGTCGGTTTTGGCTTGAGTCTTTGACTTGAACATTCCATCGGTTTCAAACTCAGTGCTCAACCGGTTATGGTCTCTGCCCTCTATTGGCCTCGATATTAGTATGCGACCTGAGGATTCCGTTGGTTTTGGCTTGAGTTTTTGACTTGAACATTTCGTCGGTTTCAAACTCAGTGCTTAACTGGCTTTGATCTCCGCCTCCTACTGGCTTCGATCTTAGTGCGCGACCTAAGGGTTCCATTAGTCTTGACTTAAGTCTTTGACTTGAACATTCCGTTGGTTTCAAACTCAGTGCCCTACTGGCTTTGATTTCCACTCTttattggcttcgatcttaCTATGCGACCTGAGGATTCTGTCAGTCTTGGCTTGAGTCTTTGACTTGAACATTCTATTGATTTCAAACTCAGTACTTAACCGGCTTTAATCTCTACCCTCTATTGGATTCAATCTTAGTGCATGACCTGAGGATTCCATCGGTTTTGGCTTGAGTGAACATTTCGTCGGTTTCAAACTCAGTGCTCAACCAGCTTTGATCTCTGCCCTCtattggcttcgatcttagtgCCCGACCCGAGGATTATGTCGGTCTTGGCTTCAATCTTTGACTTGAATGTTTTGTCAGTTTCAAGCTCAGTGTtctactttattattattattatagtttaatttattgaaattattttattttattttaaattaaattaaaagttgggaaataattgttggggttgatgccctaaagtctcgtgtcctatagtttgtaaacagtatgtacgaatgcttgtgttgctaatatatgatatttacttcatatcttgatttttgctcagttgcttgttttatttgctttaccacaaaccaataaacataaaatccctggttatttgtatgtgactcaagcatgtatgtggtgacatacaagtggatcatgccttgagtgataaccaaaatggtctgtagtatatggatataggaggaaaaccttatcctggtaacgctacggatgcggcccgctttgtggaatggtcacaagtgttgtgacttgtcatagatggtctgatcctgatcattcgtgttggggacatgcgagcaggggcgtcttatacaaagagtttgtataagatctgaccacgaagtgttaacgtctcgttatataacaccgttcatgatagagacttcacttcactaggatgaccataggtaacatgacctcaatcctgagtgagttggaaactcttgccattgagggcggtcctttgatttgtatgggtgcgagtggccagttcgccgattcaaatctattattttggggattcatctgatttgggagctgggaactcagctacacaagataaaatttactccttccccgaggcagggtaAGCAGATAGACAGCTCccataagggctgattccagggcttaaacgatgtggcgccacacaccttctcttggcctgagaggtgttcacacatagttggattggactatgttgtattgttcattagaggaatcaatggtacttaagaagtgagatgtaactacaggggcataacagtaatttggcccagttgtacttatgagcatctgtgaagagtcatcgtactcatgattggttatatccgatgaacacagaaatatatctgtggtaagaagagttcagctgttgatcttttatagaatgtctgacagttaacggatggtggatctcgtggctaaagagtttagtcagctattcatgtaccgttagagctttgagccacaggtccattaggtcccctgggtagcttggataaagtcgagaaccagtattttggttaatttgaaatgttcaaattgacaagaagaagttcgattatatatgattaattggactggttaattatatatgatataattggctaaatgtatgagatacattattttagaggaaattagatataaatatgatttatatcaagcagaggagaaaatattatagtagatatgtgatatcaaactatagaataaaatataatatgattatatttattaattaattagttgattaattatatgataattaatccaaaaatcgcgtttggacgtgggttagtgggaatgagttggttattgtaaccgatgaaataaaaatgaaaaaagttttcatttttgctcCATTCGTCGATCTTCCAAAAGAATTCGTGggataattatcatataaacgATCGCATTGGAGAATTGTAATTATCCATTCATCGATCGCATTGGAGAATTgtaaacgatcacttacataaaacgagagcctatacgatagtcctcTCAGCttaaacaatcgtctacctcgcgcctaaacgattgcacgctatttcctacacgatcggatagttTCTCTAAACCATTGTATAGTGTgctgattttgctaaacgatcgttcagtaaatcctacacaatcatgtagcttctcctaaacgataagtagcgtgctatgcgatagcgcttttttccctcccacttgcttatcgcctacacgattcgtgtttcctcatttctctaccaaattcacaaaagatcaccctttgggttttcactccgagaatacccgggacttttttgtggtggtgtcgtccctgcggCGTTCGTGTCCGTGCGTTATTCGTGCTGCTGTTGTCGATGCTGCTactgggtgttggtagatcgcgtggaggtttcCGCTGCATTGGAGTTCCAAAGTGTGAAgaatgtcttcaactggtatggaactctctcccttgttatttatcttgttcttagcatgctgataattaatatttatttgcataactgtatgttgaatgtatattgttgaaTTTCGATCACTGTGAGATCAGAGCGATCgtaacgcgctcatggaactctacgatatgagatccttcaattggtatcatgGGCAGTAATatcgttatcgagtctatattcaaagtttgtttgaagttttgagtcgttcgtcgaagaaACAGATCTGTGCAAGCGTTGCATAAACGTGGTACGCGATCTGGGCAAACgttgctgttcttcgaggaaggaggcgatctagggttgattaAATCGTGCAGAAGATGTTCTACGCGATCGCTGctgatcgcatcgtaaagatgaaggagtacaTGATCGCTGATGAACgtatcggttaaacgatggggaatgcgatcaagagttggttgCATCAGGTTGACAATCGAATACACGATGGCTAAGTAtcgcgtcgtgtagacgatgagatgcttgCGGGTCGCTTAACGCACgggcgcactagacgatcgtttaggtcaacaagcttcatcgcttagtaactgactaaacgatcgcttagcatcacaaggtaaatcgtttacatGGTTACacgcatcgtgtagacgatgagatgctcgtgtatcgtttaaagcgcacgcgttagacgatcgtttaggtcaacaagcttcatcgcttagtaactgaataaacgatcacttagcaatgcaaggtaaatcgtttacctgtcgtcgcgctacacgattgcatagacctgtctcttatacacatctagatgtgtataagagacagaacgatcacttagcaatgcaaggtaaatcgtttacctgtcgtcgcgctacacgattgcatagacgatcaggcttcgcagcctcgtcgtcgtctacgAGATCATTTAATTATGCTCCAATCGTATAGTGCGTgctggacgatcgtttacctactagagtttgctacacgatgaagacctcatagtggttcaagacccggttcgcctatgaaccggtttgctcgatgaaaaatgtaatagatagggttttttcattccgattttttgtaaaggctcatctcggtccattaatcctttatttattacatgtaatgtatgtttttatatgtcatatggtatgcatatatagtaaatcccaccttaggttatgcaatggtcatgcatcatctctttattgtaattgttataatttagagaagcatgattttaattatgtaagagcatgctcatgcatcatataatataagagttatatttatgtatgcataaaaagcattgacatgcatcatctttatattataatttttatagtataagagtgaatgataacatgtttgcttggttgttacgcgttatataaaagtaatatatagtaatgactggacattgcatgaagcatgacacataggttactttataaatgttataaatgccttattgtgcgcaatggttttagttgtttctttttaaaagttaaagagaaattagaactaaaagaaataagaaagatatgcatgctcacttaggtttaattcatggttttaaaatgtttaaaacttagatCACATAGACccaagatcacggttctaatatgattagtaaccctaaggctttaatcttttaatcagtttaatatgattaaa comes from the Benincasa hispida cultivar B227 chromosome 5, ASM972705v1, whole genome shotgun sequence genome and includes:
- the LOC120077616 gene encoding CDT1-like protein b, giving the protein MEDASGKISSSSSTLPFKSKKTLRSNSKSLFEDQQSLSSKTPEKPAELSTRTRNRRVALSIKEVRRAARGVGESNRQPSRDLSTEGSKSVRRQIDSWQNESQSTRSKTPVDKSRKLPEKFEMLCKFFDSLDSAMRLLRFKGVASNFSNVSPKIEVLTERRFSYGHLAQLKFILPEAIVLKKVLVYDERTCCMKPDLHISFNFGVLESQEDQYMQLRKLFRARLSEFESSHPETDDVPKDLLPNPFNFRSQELFPKTNSFSSDKTATEQLAPKQPMSSTEGIPFNHHSEENQGFRIIKSTMTVPGRSHQKELLGLSHFSPSFSRRFSQNVVDREMAKTDQAAKPSDQTSSYVDAEMDIDTESCDAVSSTKPSSPVKLPSNSTCNVHCLENYASPVRSSALPLPTTPSNMVGRVTMTKEDDQSAKISDIDSTPAKLVSTPARLMASTPAMAPPKRSSMTPDDDSSFSTNKLVRRPPRSRSLVFDTPTKEDRNKDETDVSLDDDILDVLTPSLVQSIREKERKIKEEQMPAITQAKRRQKMIANLPKLFNAIFFLFHKRTVITREELIYKVIVGSVDITDRREIEEQLDLMFELVPEWISQKPASSGDVLVCINKLSNAESVRVRLEEAK